CCTGTTCTTTTGCTTTTTTTATCTCTGGCTTTTCTATTAATATACGAAAGTATTGAGCTAAAAAGGGCTCTTTCTTAAAAATAAATGTAAAAGTACTTGATGCTGGTCCTAAGCCAAATGGATCCATTACATAAATTCCCAAGACTTTTGTATCGTTAATATACTTTCCCAGATGGTCTGGATCTACTATTGCTACGTTAAACCCCTCTCTTAATAATTGAGCTTCAATTTTTCTTAAACCATAGGGTGCAGCAATCGGCAATCCATTATTCGTTTTAATAGACGGGAAGAAAAGAAATTTATAAAGCCAATCTGGAATAACATTTGAAGGAGCACATGTTCCAAAACCTATGAATTCATGATTATGATAATCACTCATAAGAGTTCTATCAGCAGTTAAAATAATATCATATTTCTTACTCATTTTTTTGTAGCTTATTATTATTTTATGCTAATATTTTAAATTTTAAAACATTTAATTTTTAAAATTTTTTATTTATATAATATCGATTTTTATTAAAAAGAACTTAATTCTAAATCATTTAAATCTTACTAAGAATATTTTTCTCGAGTCTTTCTAATAAAGAAATCGATAAAATTTAAAATACTACTAAATCCTATAATAGAAATTGAAAATTCTTTTAGAAAAAGGCAGATGATATCTCAGATCCAACCTCAAATGAATAAAAAATTAAGGTTTAGATACTCAATCTAAAACCTCACTCAAGCACAATAAACATTATGCAAATCAACAAAAAGTTGATTAAAGTATTCGAAGGATATTAAACGAACATAGCTAAAAATATAAATCATTAGCATTAAAAAGGAAGAGCTGAGGTTTAGAGGAAAAATTTAAAATGATAATATAATAGAGACGAAATATTATTAATTTCATTCTAACTAATTTTAATACTTTAAATTTAAATATTTACTTTGAATTCAATCCAAAATTCTTACTTCATTCCTTAAATGAATTAATATTGAAGCAATAGTAACTATTGCTTTATACATAATAGAAAGCTTTTCATATCTTATTATTACTCTTCTAAATCTTTTTAAAAATGAAAAGAATCTTTCTATTGCAGATCTTATAACTTTATTTTCTCTTATTTTTATTATTATACATTAAATTTCATTTAGCTTATTTTTTAATTTAGAAACTAATAATATAAGCATTTTAGAATCATTTTCATTACTTGACAAATTTCTATAGCTAAAGGCTTTCCTTTCTTTTTTCTAAATCCATCATATCTTGCATTCTCCCCTTTTTTTGCTTCTACTGTTGAGCTATCTGTTGCAATAGCTTTAGGATTCTTAATAGATACTAAAAAATTGAATATTTTATCCCATATTCCTTTTTCTTGCCATTTCTTTAACCTTCTCCATGCAATTTTATAAGAACCATATATAATAGGCATATCTTCCCATTTACATCCAGTAGTTATAACATAAATTATTCCATTAATTATTATTTATCATTAAATCTAGGCTTTCCTATTTTATTTTTTGGAAGTAATAAAGGCTTTATTAAAGACCATTCTTTATTTGATAATTCTTTAAAAAATATATAGAATGAATTATTAAAAGATTAATTTAAGAATTAAATATTTTGAGATGAACTCTTTAAATAAATAATTCAGGAAATACTAACTTACTTATTCTATTCTTATTTTTTACTTAATTCTTTGCTTCTATTTAATAAATCAATTACTTCTTCATCTTCTAATTGCTCAAATCTTTCATAAAATTGTCCTATAGCAAAAAATGGTTCAGGAGTTTGTAAGCAAACAATTTCATCAGCATATTCTTTAATTTTTTCTAAGCTTTCAGGTGGAGCTACAGGAATAGCAACAACAATTTTTAAAGGTTTCTTTTTTCGAATAGAAACTATTGCAGCAATCATTGTTGCTCCAGTTGCTATACCATCATCAACTATAATAACAATCTTATTTTCTACATTGGGTTCAATAGTACTTCCTTTATATTTTATAAGTCTTCTTTCAATTTCTTTTTTCTGCCTTTCAGCTTCAGCTTTTATATAATTTTCAGGAATAGGTAAATAGCTTACTATATCTTCATTTAAAATAATTGTTCCATCTTGTGTAACAGCGCCTATAGCAAGTTCAGGTTGATAAGGTGCACCTATTTTACGTGGTATTATTAAATCTAATGGAGCATTTAACACTTTTGCTATTTCATAAGCAACTACAACTCCCCCTCTTGGAATAGCTAATATTATTACATCTTTATCTTTATATTCTAATAATTTTTCAGCAAGCCTTTGTCCTGCTTGAGTTCTATCTTTAAATAGCATAAAAACACCTATTTAAAACATTTCCAATATCTTTTAAAAGTATTCTTAACTTCTTTAATAACATTTTTTGTTTCTTCAATTTTTAAAATAGATTTTTCATAAACCCATTTTGGAATTTCTAAAGGTTCTTCAAGAGGAATTTCTATTCTACATAATCCAAGTATTATTGAAAGCCATGCATATGGTAAAACTTTTGGGTTATAACCACTTCCACATAAATCTATAACTTTACCGTTACAAACTTTCTCAGAAACTTCTCTAATAGTTTCACCAATCATTCTAAATCCTTTGAGAGTTAAACATAAATTAGTTAATTGATCTGCCCAATGCGGATCTGAACCGCCATTACGAATTATTATTTCTGGCTGATATTCTTCAGCAATAGGTTTAAAAATTTCTTCAAGAACAATTTTATAGCATTCATCTCCTGCATATGGAGGAAGAGGAATATTTACTTTATATCCTTCCCCTTCTCCAATTCCAAATTCGTAAATAAAACCTCTTCCTGGATAAAGAGTTCTAGGATCTTGATGGATTGAAATTAATAAAACTTTTGGATCATCATAAAAAATATCCATTGTTCCATCAGCTGCGTGAGCATCAGTATCGATTATTAAAATTTTCTTCAATCCATATTTTTTAATAAGCATTTTTGCACATATTGCCACATCATTAAAAATACAAAATCCTCCTCCTCTATCAGCTGCTGCATGATGCAATCCTCCCCCTATCCCTTCCGCAATTTTTATTTCAGGATTATCCATTACAATTTTTCCAGCAAGAATTGAGGAACCAACTATTGCTTTTGCACCCTCAATTATTTCCATATTTATTGGCGTATCCGGTGTTAAAAAGCTTCTATACTTTGCAAGAGTGTATACCTCATTTATATATTCTTGATCATGAACTAAAAGAATATCTTCATTAGAAGCATCTATTCCTTCAATAATAATAAATCTTGGATCTTTATGTAATCCTAAATTTTTAAAAAGATTCATAAAATTTATAAATCTATCTCCTCTAAATGGATGACCTTCTCCAAAATCATATTTTATAATTTTCTCGTTGAAAATTATTGCAATAGGCATAATAAAATATATTAAAATTAAAATAAATAAATATTTCTTTTAAAATTTGAAGAAAACTAAAAGTCGAGGAACAATTATTTGCATTAAAATAAGAATTAAAAATATTATAGAAATGGTATAAGAAATAATTTTAACATAATGCTCCCTTTTCTCAATAGTGATGTTCTTAAAGAATTTAATTATTAGAAAATCTAAACTATCTTTAAATATCCACCCTCCATCTAAAAATATTATTGGCAATATATTTGTTAAACCGAGCGCTAAATTCATCCAAAAAATCCAATAAACTATATTAGCTAAAATCCAAAATAAATTGCTCGGAATAGGAGTACTATAAAACTCTGTTTCTGGAAACTCTACTGGAGACATTCCACGAAAAGGAAGACTTATAAAAAGAAGTAATGAAGTAGGCATATTAGATAATGGTTCCTTTAAGTTATCTAAAAGATAATTAATATCTTTTACTCCTATACCTAAAAATCCTTTTCCAAAATCTTCAATATTTTTAGTAAAATCATATTTATTTCCTAAAATTACTTCAAAAATCTTTCCATTCGCTGTATGTATAACTATTCTTTCATACGCTTTTCTTTTTGATAAGGAATTTTGAAAACTCTCTATATCAATAATTTTTTCTTCATTAATCATTGTAATAATCATTCCAGGTTTTAAACCAGCTAAAGAAGCTGGAGAATTATCTAAAACATATCCTATTCCAACTCCTTCTGAAATAGGATTTACAAATGGTATTAAAACATAAGAGAATATTAATAAGAAAATAATAGCAAGAGAAATATTTGCGATGGGCCCAGCTGCACAAATCCTAGCTCTTTTGATTCTTGAAGTATTTTTCATTTCTTCTTCATTAGGCTCAACAAAAGCACCTAAAGGAACAATAAAGTAAATTACTCCAAGATAATCAACTTTAATATTATTTACTCTAGACTCTATTCCATGGCATAATTCATGAATAATTATTGCAATTGGAATGCTTATAATTCCATACCAAAATGGTATGATGGGATTAATTATAGGTAAACCTATAAGCATTTCAGGTCTAGGAGCAATTTCTGGAGGAATATTAAATGAAGCAATTGCTGATCTAACGATCATAAAAGTGACTATTAAAACTAATATTGGAGATATTGCTATAGCAGCGTTTCCATATAATAACCAAAATTTTTTATATTTTGCGATAGATTCTATAAAATTTCTCCCACGTATTGTACGAAACAATATGAATGGCCCAGTGAAAGATATACTTTTATTTTTTTTAAGAAAACTCTTTTTCCATAAAATTAAAGAAAGTGAAAGATGGAAAATTGATAGTATTATAAGAGCTAATATACTAATGTCCATTTTCTTTCAACCATTTTCGTTAATTTCTTTCTAAATTTTTTTAATACCTAAACTTATACTTTTTTATAATTTGATACAATTTATTTTTTTATTTATACTATTCTTTATGAAGGGGAAATTCTAAATTGTTTGTAGCTCATCTGAACTGTTTTAGAATAGTAAGATTTAAATCTTAGTATTTAAATTTTTTATTAGAAAAAAATAAGATGGGAAAAGAAGATTATATTAATATTGTAAATTTAAGTAAAAGCTTCGGAAACATTAAGGCACTCGATAACATCAATTTATCGATCAATAATGGAGAACTTCTAACGATTCTTGGACCAAGCGGATGTGGAAAAACAACTTTATTGAAAATAATTGCTGGTCTTGAGAAACCGGATGTTGGAGACATCTTTATAGATGGAATTAGGATTAATGATGTGCCTCCTTATAAACGAAACATTGGGATGGTTTTTCAAGACTTAGCTCTTTTCCCACATTTAAATGTAGTAGAAAATGTTGCATTTGGACTTAGGATTAAGAAAATTCAAGAAAATGAAATTAAAGAAAAAGTTTCTAAAATTCTTGAATTGGTAAAACTACCAATTGAAGAATATGGAGATAGGAAAGTCACGCAACTTAGTGGAGGGCAACAACAAAGAGTTGCTTTAGCAAGAGCATTAGTATTAGAACCAAAGGTTCTTTTATTAGATGAACCATTTAGCCATTTAGATTATAAAATAAGGCAAGAGCTTATGGTTGAACTTAAGAGAATACAAAGAAGTTTAAATATTACAACTATATACGTAACTCATGATCAAACTGAAGCAATGTTTATGTCAGATAGAGTAGCTATAATGTATAATGGTAAAGTTTTTCAAGTTGGAAAACCAAATGAAGTTTATGATAATCCAATAAATACTTTTGTTGCAACATTCTTTGGAGAAGTAAATATAATAGAAGGAAAATTGAATAATGGTTTTATAATAGTTGATGGTTGGAAACCAATTAAGCTTAGGAATAATATTAAAATAAATAATAATGGATCAGATCATGTACATATTATTTTAAGACCTGAAAAAATAAAAATTGGAAATGTTAATAAGAATAATTATATTGCTAAAGGAAAAATTGAAGATGTCATTTTCTTAGGACCATTTGTAAAAATAGACATTAAAGTAAATGATAAGCAATATATTAAAGTATTAACCCCTCGTGATTCATGCAAAGAAGCTATTATTGGAAATGAAGTTAGCATTAATTGGTCTTTTAATGATATGAAAATATTTCCAGGAGACTAAAATAAATTGTTCTCCTCATTGAAACTACTTACTACTATATCAATTATTTTTCTATTTGTCTTTTTCTACATTCCATTAATAGGAATGTTTATTTATAGTTTAAAAAGTGAAAATCCAATAGAAAATTATGTAAGTATTTTAAAGAACCCTCTTTATATTAGAATAATAGGGTATTCTTTATTAATATCCTTTTTAACAACTATAATAAGCTTATTAATTTCTTATCCTATAGCATATTATTTAGCCTTTATTGTAAATGAAAAATTTAAATCAATAATTTTAATAGCATTTATAGCTCCATTTTGGGTTAATTTTTTGCTTAGAACTTATGCATTATATAATGTTTTATATATGATTGGTATTATAAACAATTTTATAGCATTATTAATAGGGATGGTTTATGATTATTATCCATATATGCTATTATCCATATATGCTGCATTATCAAAAATTAGTAAATCCATTCTTGATGCTTCTTTCCTTTTTGGGGCATCTCCATTTCAAAGATTTACTAAAATTATTTTACCATTAAGCACACCTGGAATAATCGCCGGTTCGATATTTGTTTCTCTCACAACAATGACTGAATTTGTTGTTCCATCAATGCTTGGAGGAATTGAAGGATATACTGTAGGATATTTAATATGGGATTTATTCTTAAAATATAGAAATTGGTTTAAAGGATCTGCTTTATCTATTATTATAATTTTTATAGCTTTAATAATTTCATTATTCTATTCTAGGAAAGCTAAAGTGGTTTTAATATGAAAACAAAAATAATTTGGATGATTTATACGATTGCTTTGCTTTCTTTTTTATATATTCCAATCTTTATGATGGTAATACAATCTTTTAATAATTCAAAATATTTAACAGAATGGAAAGGGTTTACATTAAAATGGTATATTAAATTATTTGAAAGTAATGAAGTATGGCTTTCTTTTATAAATAGTTTTACTATAGCTTTAGCGTCTGCTTTAACTTCAACTTTTTTAGGTATTACATTGGCTTATACTTATATTAGAAGTAAAAGTAAAGTATACGATTTTTTAGATATTGCAATGTATACTCCAATTATTATTCCTGAAATAGCTGAAGCAGTTTCATTAGCTTTATTTTTCTATCTTTCAAATATTAGTTTTGGTTGGTATACAGTTTTTATAGGACATACAGCATTTAATATTGCTTTTGCATATTTTACTCTAAAAGCTCAATTATCATTAATAAGCAAAAATGTTGAAGATGCTGCATTAATTTTAGGAGCTAAGCCAATAAAAGTTTTATTCTCAGTATTGCTTCCAATCGCTATGCCAGCAATAATTGCTTCATTGATTATAACATTTACTTTATCTTTTGATGATTTTATTAAAAGTGTTTTCACTACAGAGCCTGGCTTTCCATTGCTTCCAATACTTATATGGACAAGAGCTGCACGTGCACGTGCAACTCCGGATTTAAATGCTTTAGCAACAATAATGATAACTATATCTTTATGTTTAGCATCATTGTATACATATTATATGTATAGGCGTTCATAAAGAAAATCAATTAGATAAAAAATTAGTAAAAAATAAAAAATAAAGGAATTAAGCACCTTTTACTTCGATTGTAATTTCTTCAATTATTTTAATTTCATTCTCGGTTAGTATTGGTTCAAATTGAAGTTTCTCCATAAATTCCTTACTTGGATACAGTATACTTTCTTTTAATAAATCTTCAGGCATTAATTCTCTTTTTAAAGAATTTGTGTAATGTACTGCTCTAGTATTTTTTTCAGCTATTTTAGGTTCAAGCAAAAAGTTTATCCATTCATATGCTAAATCGACATTTTCCGACCCCTTAGGTATTACCATGAAATCTATAAATCTTACGGTCCCCTCTTCAGGTAAAATATATTCTATAGCTTCTTCATCTTCTTTTGCTATAAGAATATCTCCATTCCAAGCTTGTGCAATATATACTTCACCTTTAGCAAGTCCTGGAATATATTGACTTGCCCCCCAATATCCTATAAGGTATTCTCTTTGTTTCTTTAATAATTCTTTAATTTTTTCAACACTTTCGCTACTCCAATCATTTAATGGAATTTTTAAATAGAATTTTGCTGCGTTAATTGTATCTACAAAATCTTCAAGCATTGAAATTTTTCCCTTATATTTTTTTAGAAATTCTTCATTAAATAATTGTTCCCAACCTTTAATTTCATCTTTTACATATTTAGTATTTACACCTATTCCCACGCTTCCCCACATATATGGTATACTATAGCTTAAACCATTATCGTAGGGATTATTAACAAGTTCTTCATCAATATTTTTAAAATTAGGTATTTTACTATGATCAAGTTTTTGAACATATCCTTCTTTTATTGCTTGCTGCAAGAATGAATCTGAAATATATATAACATCGTATCCTCCACCACCAATCTTAAGTTTAGCGAATGCTTCTCCAGATTCTTCATATGTATCATAAACAACTTTTACATCATATTTTTCTTCAAATTCTTCTATTACACTTTCATCAATATAATAGCTCCAGTTATAGATTTTAAGAGTTCTTTCTTTTTTTATGAGTATATTATAGCTTAAAAATATGCCAACACCAAGAGCAATGATAATCAATGACACTATTAATAACTTATACAATTTTTTCATTCTTTTTTCTTGAGATATTTTTAAAAATAAGCCAATATATAAACTTTATTTATAATTTATGCACATTGAATATTTGATCATTTTTTATTATCGAAATTCCAGTATATTTACCAATAATTTCAATAAGAATTATTTTATCAGGATTTTCTAAATTAACTTTTCTATTTACTAAAGCTGCAACAGCTTTGATTATATCCATGCTTGAAATATTTGTTCTTCTTTTCTCGACAGTAATTCTAAATGTTTCATTTTCTTTTATAGAATCTATTAAAGGTAAAGTTGCTTCTACTATTTTTTCAATATTTGTTTCAGTTAAAACTTGTATTGGAATAACTCTTTTTAAATAAAAAATTTTATCAGGATTTTCAATGTATATTTTCTTAAGATCTTCAATTATTTTAAATGGATCTAAAGAAGTTTCTGCGATTATTAATCCTAAAATATTTGTAGTATTAACAATAGCATTGGCATCTCCTAAATCTTTTAATAAAGATTTAAGTTCATTACATGCTTGAATTTCTAATCCTCTATCAGTCGTAGCTATTATATTAAATTTCATATAAAAAATAATAAAATTACTTATATTTAAATCATTATTTTAAAATTTATAAGGTAGAATAACATCGTTATAAATATGAAAACACCATGCGAAGAAGTTATTAAAGAAATAATTCCAACTATAAGAGCATTAATAGCTAAAGAGTTATGTCTTAAATATGGTTTTAAACAAATTGAAGCTGCTAAAAAATTGGGTATTACACAAGCAGCTATAAGTCAATATATTTCTTTAAAAAGAGGTGGAAAAAAATTAAAGAAGTTAAAAGCATTACCAGAAGTTAAATCATTAATAAAAGAAACATCAAAAAATATTGCTGAAGGAAAAGTTTCAAAGAAAGAATTAAGTAGTAAAATATGCACGATTTGTAAAGCTATGAGAAAAGAATTTATTAAATAAAGAAGATTATATTTTTAATATTTCTTTAAAAATTTCTTCATTATTTGAGCCAATTAAAAGAATTTCATTCTTTAAAAATTTTAAAGATAAAAATCTATTTTTATTCTTCCAAACATCTTTTATAATTTCTATAGAATTAGTTTTATTCATCATTTCTCTAAAACAATTATAAAATTCTAATGCATCTTCTTCTATATCCCAAACAATTTTCCAAAAGAAAACATAATTACTTACATTATTTTCTCTTATATAAAATGTAAAATTATCTCCACCCCATCCTTCAGCTGCTTTTTCTGATAAATTTTCATCAATCCAATTTGATAGCATAATTCTTAAAAAATATTCTCCATATGTTTCTGTTTTAGCAATAGACCATTCTGAGATATTTAATTTTATTCCATCAACTTTTATTGGTTCTTCATATATCAAATATTTTTCTGGATGTAATATTTGCTCAGTTGATTTTGGAATATTTTCATACGCTTGATTAACTTTATTCCATCCTCCCAAATTATATAAAAATAAAACAAAGTTCTCGCCATATTTATAAGGGAAAAACAATATTTCATCTAATACATTTTTACTATTATAAGATTTGGAAAACAATAAACTTAAATTGATTTTATCCTCTTTTATTCTTTCAATAAATTTTTTAGAAGTTAACCCAGCATCACCTTCAATAAGTGCAGACCATGCTTGTATTTCATCGTGAGTTTTAAGAGATGGAGTTTTAAAATATTTACTTTGAATAATATGAGTAATTTCATGAGATAAAATTTCATAAGCTTTCTCTAAATCATAAGGATTAAAATATTCTCTAACTATGTATATTACTCCACCACTTGTAGCAGCTAAAACATATCCTGATTGTTTAATCGTAGCTTCTTTTAAACTAATATTTTCAGGAATTAAAAAAAGAGCTTTATATATTTCTTCTTTAATCTCAATCTCTTTTAAAGAAATTTCAACTTGTTTCTTGCCCCAATTTTCTTTAACCCAATCTATCGTAACTATTTCAATTCTAGAATCGTTTGGGGGCTCTAAACC
The sequence above is drawn from the Nitrososphaerota archaeon genome and encodes:
- a CDS encoding ABC transporter ATP-binding protein, giving the protein MGKEDYINIVNLSKSFGNIKALDNINLSINNGELLTILGPSGCGKTTLLKIIAGLEKPDVGDIFIDGIRINDVPPYKRNIGMVFQDLALFPHLNVVENVAFGLRIKKIQENEIKEKVSKILELVKLPIEEYGDRKVTQLSGGQQQRVALARALVLEPKVLLLDEPFSHLDYKIRQELMVELKRIQRSLNITTIYVTHDQTEAMFMSDRVAIMYNGKVFQVGKPNEVYDNPINTFVATFFGEVNIIEGKLNNGFIIVDGWKPIKLRNNIKINNNGSDHVHIILRPEKIKIGNVNKNNYIAKGKIEDVIFLGPFVKIDIKVNDKQYIKVLTPRDSCKEAIIGNEVSINWSFNDMKIFPGD
- a CDS encoding ABC transporter permease; protein product: MFSSLKLLTTISIIFLFVFFYIPLIGMFIYSLKSENPIENYVSILKNPLYIRIIGYSLLISFLTTIISLLISYPIAYYLAFIVNEKFKSIILIAFIAPFWVNFLLRTYALYNVLYMIGIINNFIALLIGMVYDYYPYMLLSIYAALSKISKSILDASFLFGASPFQRFTKIILPLSTPGIIAGSIFVSLTTMTEFVVPSMLGGIEGYTVGYLIWDLFLKYRNWFKGSALSIIIIFIALIISLFYSRKAKVVLI
- a CDS encoding helix-turn-helix domain-containing protein, producing MKTPCEEVIKEIIPTIRALIAKELCLKYGFKQIEAAKKLGITQAAISQYISLKRGGKKLKKLKALPEVKSLIKETSKNIAEGKVSKKELSSKICTICKAMRKEFIK
- a CDS encoding THUMP domain-containing protein: MKFNIIATTDRGLEIQACNELKSLLKDLGDANAIVNTTNILGLIIAETSLDPFKIIEDLKKIYIENPDKIFYLKRVIPIQVLTETNIEKIVEATLPLIDSIKENETFRITVEKRRTNISSMDIIKAVAALVNRKVNLENPDKIILIEIIGKYTGISIIKNDQIFNVHKL
- a CDS encoding transposase, which produces MIINGIIYVITTGCKWEDMPIIYGSYKIAWRRLKKWQEKGIWDKIFNFLVSIKNPKAIATDSSTVEAKKGENARYDGFRKKKGKPLAIEICQVMKMILKCLYY
- a CDS encoding spermidine/putrescine ABC transporter substrate-binding protein; the encoded protein is MKKLYKLLIVSLIIIALGVGIFLSYNILIKKERTLKIYNWSYYIDESVIEEFEEKYDVKVVYDTYEESGEAFAKLKIGGGGYDVIYISDSFLQQAIKEGYVQKLDHSKIPNFKNIDEELVNNPYDNGLSYSIPYMWGSVGIGVNTKYVKDEIKGWEQLFNEEFLKKYKGKISMLEDFVDTINAAKFYLKIPLNDWSSESVEKIKELLKKQREYLIGYWGASQYIPGLAKGEVYIAQAWNGDILIAKEDEEAIEYILPEEGTVRFIDFMVIPKGSENVDLAYEWINFLLEPKIAEKNTRAVHYTNSLKRELMPEDLLKESILYPSKEFMEKLQFEPILTENEIKIIEEITIEVKGA
- a CDS encoding site-2 protease family protein produces the protein MDISILALIILSIFHLSLSLILWKKSFLKKNKSISFTGPFILFRTIRGRNFIESIAKYKKFWLLYGNAAIAISPILVLIVTFMIVRSAIASFNIPPEIAPRPEMLIGLPIINPIIPFWYGIISIPIAIIIHELCHGIESRVNNIKVDYLGVIYFIVPLGAFVEPNEEEMKNTSRIKRARICAAGPIANISLAIIFLLIFSYVLIPFVNPISEGVGIGYVLDNSPASLAGLKPGMIITMINEEKIIDIESFQNSLSKRKAYERIVIHTANGKIFEVILGNKYDFTKNIEDFGKGFLGIGVKDINYLLDNLKEPLSNMPTSLLLFISLPFRGMSPVEFPETEFYSTPIPSNLFWILANIVYWIFWMNLALGLTNILPIIFLDGGWIFKDSLDFLIIKFFKNITIEKREHYVKIISYTISIIFLILILMQIIVPRLLVFFKF
- a CDS encoding phosphoribosyltransferase — encoded protein: MLFKDRTQAGQRLAEKLLEYKDKDVIILAIPRGGVVVAYEIAKVLNAPLDLIIPRKIGAPYQPELAIGAVTQDGTIILNEDIVSYLPIPENYIKAEAERQKKEIERRLIKYKGSTIEPNVENKIVIIVDDGIATGATMIAAIVSIRKKKPLKIVVAIPVAPPESLEKIKEYADEIVCLQTPEPFFAIGQFYERFEQLEDEEVIDLLNRSKELSKK
- a CDS encoding ABC transporter permease, with amino-acid sequence MKTKIIWMIYTIALLSFLYIPIFMMVIQSFNNSKYLTEWKGFTLKWYIKLFESNEVWLSFINSFTIALASALTSTFLGITLAYTYIRSKSKVYDFLDIAMYTPIIIPEIAEAVSLALFFYLSNISFGWYTVFIGHTAFNIAFAYFTLKAQLSLISKNVEDAALILGAKPIKVLFSVLLPIAMPAIIASLIITFTLSFDDFIKSVFTTEPGFPLLPILIWTRAARARATPDLNALATIMITISLCLASLYTYYMYRRS